Part of the Diceros bicornis minor isolate mBicDic1 chromosome 17, mDicBic1.mat.cur, whole genome shotgun sequence genome is shown below.
ATGACTTGGCTATCATAATAGATAAAAGCACTATCATAGATATTATatgtaaaacttttattttagattATATCCAATGCTACTATTTTAGATTATATGTAATACTCATACTTTAAATAGATATCATTATTTAACTATAAGTATATTAAGAATAGAAATTCAGaatgtgaataaaattaaaaaaatgctacATTCTTGCTCAGTTCCCTGCAAAAGCTTGATTTAAACACAATAAACAAAGAACTTTCACTGCTTATTTGAATAAGAATCTCAGATGTCTAGTGTTATCTAATCCAAATTCTTGATTCTTCATGACATAAAAACTATTTTATATGCAATATTTAACTAAActgtaaataatttatttctacaTGTAAGAGAGTATTTATGACACAAGAATCAAAGCCAAGAGTTCATTTATTTCCCTTATGCCTCTCAGCAGGTTTCTGCCATGGGTGACATGAGAGCAAGCAATCACTCGGAAGTGACTGACTTCATTCTTGTCGGCTTCAGGGTCCGCCCAGAGCTCTACCTTCTCCTCTTCCTGCTATTTCTGCTCGTGTATGCCATGGTCCTTCTAGGGAATGTCGGGATGGTGGCCATTGTAATGACTGATCCCCGGCTGAACACACCAATGTATTTCTTCCTAGGCAACCTCTCCTTCGTTGATCTCTTCTATTCGTCTGTTATTGCACCCAAGGCTCTGATCAACTTCTGGTCTGAGAGCAAGTCCATCTCCTTTGCAGGCTGTGTGACCCAgctcttcctctttgccctttTCATTGTGACTGAGGGATTTCTCCTGGCAGCCATGGCTTATGACCGCTTCATTGCCATCTGCAACCCACTCCTCTACTCTGTTCAGATGTCAACACATCTCTGCTCTCACTTGGTGGCTGGTTCCTATTTTTGTGGCTTCATCAGCTCAGTTCTTCAGACCAGCATGACATTTACTTCATCCTTTTGTGCTTCTCGGGCCATTGACCACTTTTACTGTGACGACCGTCCACTTCAGAGGATTTCTTGTTCTGATCTCCACATTCGTAAGatggtttcttttttcctatgCAGCATTATTATTTTGCCTACTATAATTGTCATTATTGTGTCCTATATGTATATTGTGTCCACTGTGCTAAAGATACACTCCACTGAGGGACGTAAGAAAGCCTTCTCCACTTGCAGCTCTCACCTAGGAGTCGTGAGTGTGCTGTATGGTGCTGTCATTTTCATGTATTTCATCCCTGACAAATTTCCTGAGCTGAGTAAAGTGGCCTCCTTATGTTACACCTTAGTCACTCCTATGTTGAATCCTTTGATTTACTCTCTGAGAAACCAAGACGTCAAGGAAGCTCTGAGAAAGatcctggggaaaaaaatatttttacttaattcTATATTAACACTGATATAACTGAAGGACCTGGACATCATGACAATTTGGGGAAGCACTGATGCAAAGAATGCACCCATTGGGAATAGAAGTATTTAATCCTAGTAGCCTATTTATTTGAATCCCATGTACTTACAGCTGAAGAATACATTTGGACTGTATTTTGCCTGACTGTTGATTTTAAGAAGAATGGCCTTCTCCATATTTCAACTTCATTTTGGGTAAAGATAATAATTGATATGCCATTtgttttcaaagtaaaatttattCCACCTTTGCTACTGGCTCTCTGAAGATGATACTTGGGATGTTTTGTTTATCTTGAATcagtaatatatgttatttagaTACGTATATGATTGGCAGAGGTAACAAAATATGATATAATAAGCAGACGTAACAAAATATCACACTTACTTAAGAAATCTTTTTGAGTGCTTAGTGAAAGAATCTGATACTCTGCAGTGCACAGAGTCCTAAGAATGACATGTGAGTCACTCAATTCTCTAGAGGCTGAATGGGTGACATATTTATTACATGATTTCTCTCATTTGGATCATTATTATTTTGTCCCCCATATAAATCTCTACTAAGCTAATAAATTATCCTCCAAAATTCCCCCCTTCACAAGAAACTGTAATAACAATAATCCAAAAGTAaagataattcattttttttgtatatgcCCTTCTAAGAATATATTCATCAAATTGATATTTATTTGATTCTGATGCACTCTTTGCTCTATGAAAATCCCTAGGAACAAATAATTTCTATCCTTAACCTCACAATCAAATGAGGGAAAAACAGCTGAATAGAGAACTAAACTGCCACATAGTAAACCCAGTGAAATAACATATATAGAAAATAACTGGGGCAGTAGAATCTCTAGAGGTGAGTGGTCTTAATGGTCAGGGAAAACTCCTAAGcacatatttaaaagtaaatataattgAGCAAGATGAAATAGACAGGTTTCTGTGCAAAGGGAAATAAACAACTCTATAGTGACCTTCATGAAGTTTAATAAGTGATTTTTAATGCACAAGACGGAGTGAGAGATGAGACTTCAAAGGAAATTCAGGGAAATCATGCAGATCAATATGACAAGTCATGGAAGATGACCTTTATTCTATAGACAGCGGGTAAGCATTGGGGATTTTTAGGAAAGGAGGCATTATGTTCAAATTGGCATTTAACAAAAGATAAATATTCATAGGGAGAACACAGGAGTCACAGAGAGGGTGTGGCTGTCCGTGTAAGAGCTTATGGTGGCTTTAACAAAGGCAGTCTTGCTACAGATAGTGAAGAGAAGGACTATCTAAAATAGCAGGTAAACTGAGATGACTATTGGTTGATGTTGACAAAATATTGATGAAATGAATATTTGAATATTGACAAATTGAGAATGAGGTAGAAGTGAATGATGACTTCTCATGTTTGAGCATTTATACCGGGAAAATGCTACCTCAGAAAATGAGGAGGAGAATATAGGAGGACTAAGAGTTAACCATTaacttaaaagttaagaaaataaacttaGGAGTCAGACTTCGTTTTCAGATTCTGTTTTTGCCTCTGTAGCTTTGGGCGAGTTACAGAATATCCTGCACTTTCATTTCCTCGTGTAAATGAGTTGCATAATAGCATCTACAGCTTAGAGTTATTTGAAGGATTGAATTATatacatttcatgtaaatttgtTAAATCTATGTCTTGAACAGCTGCCAGATTTGTTCTTTCCTCATGCCGTCAGTACTATGTCAAGTCTGAGAGAGGAGGATGATAATTTTCTCCACCCCTCTCACTGACTCTACCATGGAGCATCCTCAATTCTCCAAGCTGACCCACGTTTTAATTTCCATAGCCAGATCTTGAGAAACTGCTAACTTTGTTTCTTCCGTCtttacctttctttctgctgagaactaatagaaaagattttaaaaatgaccaaaaaaaaaatgaacagagccccTAGTTAGTTGCAAAATAATATCTTATCAAAGGTTATATCTATTCATCTCTCTACCTGTATCTTTCTTTAAGAATCTTCTCTTATACTTGAACTAAAGTAGCCTCTTTCACAAACAGTTTTAAAATACAATTACTGTGGACTCACTAGCTGGAAAAATTTTATGAAGATTTTCAGGTAAGTGGTCACTGTACTAATGTGGTGTTTTGTCTCCCTCCTGAGATGAAGCAGAAAGATGTTTAGGTTGAAAGAGGCACATTTTACTAACCCTCCTCAGGGAGCACAATGCAGAATCCTTCAGGCAGCACTCTGAGTCCTGTAAGGGAACACACCTGCAATGAAAGAGGCTCCCGACTGTTTGTAATTCTAGCCCGCCCAAGACCCAGACACTGAGTCCCTGTCTAGTGGATATTAGTAATCTTATATTAAACTGAGAAAGAAGTCCTAACAATAGAGTTGCCTGTCAAGGGAGAAGAATATTCCTCTATATTCACCATGTCTGCACAACCCCCACCCACCATCAGACCCACATGTACACATAAATGAACATAATCATAGTCTCTATCGCTGTAtctctcactctcttctctctctctctctctctctctctctctctctctctctcacacacacacacacgcacacacacacatacacaccagaaTACCTTTGAGAAAAGTACTAAGAATGGCCACTGATTGAATCACCTCCCAGAGCAATGTATGTCCAGTGTCATCCAGCTGACTCGGAAAAGAATCTTCAGGCTGAGGTAGAGGCTAACAGACCTCACCATAAGAGGATATGCATAGCAGTTTTTCAATGCTGATTTTTTTACCTTCCTTTTCTCTGTTCAAGTAATTGCTGTCATTGCTACAGCAATTAAATCAGGTATATTCTGTTCTCCCATCTGCTTGGAACTTACTCTTCTCATTGTATTTTTCACTCACTCTGTGCTGTACAGAGTAAGCTCTGAAAGCAGAGATGAGactgaaaaataacaataataactagcATGTCAAtataaattaatcaaaatatatacataaatgcatatatacatacatatatatatgattctcTATATATGATATATGCATTATAAGACTGCTTATAAAATCATCAAAGTTGTAGTACAGGTCATGTACAAAATCACTTTGATAATATCTAGCTAATTTTTGGATTTAGGAGTTCCTGCTTATTTTTCAAAACATCATTGTAAGTACCTAACATGCTTATCTAAAACATTATCCACATAAGGAACTTCTTCAAACTTATCTAGTGACTTCTCATTAAATTTATAACTACAGCTGATGGTAGTGTCAATAACTAGTAgagttttcttaatttaaatgaTAGTGTCTACGGTGGTGAATCCTCACTCTGCTGCTGCTACACTAACAACAATTGTATTAAGAGGTTTTAGCCTACTTTTAACATTGAGATTTTTATGTTATATCTTCTATTGCTTTGAGTAGTTTCCTGTTTTTTAGGCCAAATTAAATCTTCTTTCCAAAAAAAGACATTTCTGATTCACTGCTCTAAAATGAAGTCCTTGGATCTAAAAGACTGGCTCTGCACACTATTTTTTCTTAAACAATTTATTGAGGAATAACTAATGTAAAATAAACGGTGTTCATTCAGAGTGTACtattctgtgagttttgacagttTTATACATCACAGAAGCCATCACcacatcaagatacagaacatttccgtcACCTCCAAAAGATTTATCCTGCCGCCTTTTAATCCATGCCTTCTGCCAACTCCATTCCCAAATAACCAGTGATCTGATTATTTTTTGCATAtgtacgtatacacacacacacagtatgtaATCTTTTTTGTCAGGTTTCTTacactgagtaaaatgattttgaGACATTCATTTTGTCACGTGTGtaagtaattcattttttttattgctgagtattattGCATATTCCATTCTACACATATACCAAATTTTGTTTATGCACTCTTATATTGATGGGCAATTGAGGTGTTTTCAGTTTTTTAGATAATGTGAATAAATGAACATTTATGAACATTCACATTTACGTATTTGAGCCAAGGcccactctatccctcccctCTTTCAGCCCACCAGGAtagaaattccacttgttcagACAAGTGCAGACAAGAACATAGGGATTCCTCTTCCCTGACATCCTAGTCAAGGCAATATCACCTTGAGAGTAGCAGGATGCAAACATTTCTTGTCTGCTCCAGCCCCATGTTGCAGAATCTCTATCCAAGACAAAAGGCGCTAAAATGTCTGGAGACCTCTTCCTCTACCCAGCCCCATTCATAGGGTAGAAGTTTCACCCCAGACATGATAGGCCAAGAATAATGAGGCCACGATTTCAGTTGCCCAGTTCAAAGGATAGAGGTTCTAGCCAAGAGAGACAAGCATAGAAGACAATAAGCTTCCAACCTCACCCAGAAACCTGCTCATAAAGCACGGGTGTCACCTTGAGAGAACTGGGCCACTGCTCCTGCTCCAGTTCCAGAGCAGTTGAAAACAGGTTTTACCTAGAGTGAAAGGGAGGCCATAATAACAGAAGGCTCCAAAGCTCTCCCCAAGTGAACTGACTTTATTTGTAA
Proteins encoded:
- the LOC131416561 gene encoding olfactory receptor 9K2-like; translated protein: MIMDSGRHKQVSAMGDMRASNHSEVTDFILVGFRVRPELYLLLFLLFLLVYAMVLLGNVGMVAIVMTDPRLNTPMYFFLGNLSFVDLFYSSVIAPKALINFWSESKSISFAGCVTQLFLFALFIVTEGFLLAAMAYDRFIAICNPLLYSVQMSTHLCSHLVAGSYFCGFISSVLQTSMTFTSSFCASRAIDHFYCDDRPLQRISCSDLHIRKMVSFFLCSIIILPTIIVIIVSYMYIVSTVLKIHSTEGRKKAFSTCSSHLGVVSVLYGAVIFMYFIPDKFPELSKVASLCYTLVTPMLNPLIYSLRNQDVKEALRKILGKKIFLLNSILTLI